Part of the Triticum aestivum cultivar Chinese Spring chromosome 4D, IWGSC CS RefSeq v2.1, whole genome shotgun sequence genome is shown below.
CCGCGGTGGGGGCGCGGCCACGAGACCCCCGGCGAGGACCCGATCACGGTGAGCAAGTACGCCGTCGCCTTCGTGAGGGGCCTGCAGGGGCCCTCGCCGACGACGCTGCAGACCTCGGCGTGCTGCAAGCACGCCACCGCCTACGACCTGGACGACTGGCGCGGCACCGTCCGCTACAGCTTCAACGCCAGGGTGAGCCCCCAGGACCTGGCCGACACCTTCAACCCGCCGTTCAGGAGCTGCGTGAGCGAAGGGCAGGCCAGCTGCGTCATGTGCGCCTACACCTCCGTCAATGGCGTCCCCGCCTGCGCCGACTACAACCTCCTCACCAAGACGTTCAGGGGGGAATGGGGGTTGAAGGGGTACGTGGCCTCCGACTGCGACGCGATCGCGCTGGTGCACGACGGGCAGCACTTCAGGCCCACGCCGGAGGACACGGTGGCCACCACGCTCAAGGCCGGGATGGACATGAACTGCGGGAACTACACGCAGGTGCACGGCATGGCCGCGCTCCGGCAGGGGAAGATGACGGAGCGGGACGTGGACAAGACGCTCGTCAACCTCTTCTCGGTGAGGATGCGGCTCGGGCACTTCAACGGCGACCCCCGGAGCAACCCGCTGTACGGGCACTTCGGCGCCAACGACGTGTGCTCTCCCGCCCACAAGAACCTGGCGCTCCATGCGGCGGAGAGCGGCATCGTCCTGCTCAAGAACGACGCCGGCATCCTCCCGCTCCGCCGGTGGACGGTCGGGTCGGTCGCCGTCATCGGCCCCAACGCCAACGACCCCGGGGCGCTCCTCGGCAACTACTTCGGCCCGCCGTGCGAGACCATCACGCCGCTCCGGGGGCTCAACGGGTACGTGAAGGACGTGAGGTTCGAGCCCGGGTGCATCGATACGGCGTGTTGGTCCGCCGCGACGGGcaaggcggtggcggtggcgaggtCGACGGACCACGTGATCCTGTTCATGGGGACGAGCCACGTGCAGGAGGAGGAAGGGCGGGACAGGACGAGCCTGCTGCTCCCCGGGCAGCAGCAGAGCCTCATCGAAGCCGTGGCCAGCGCGGCGAAACGGCCGGTGATCCTGGTGCTCCTCACCGGCGGTCCGGTCGACGTGACGTTCGCGAAATTCAACCCCAAGATCGGTGCCATCGTGTGGGCCGGATACCCCGGGCAGGCCGGCGGGCTTGCCATCGCCAAGGTGCTCTTCGGGGAGCACAACCCCAGCGGCAGGCTGCCGGTGACGTGGTACCCCGAGGAGTACATGAGGGTGCCCATGACGGACATGCGGATGCGCGCCGACCCGGCCACCGGCTACCCCGGCCGTACCTACCGCTTCTACCGGGGACCGACCGTCTACAAGTTCGGCTACGGCCTCAGCTACTCCAGGTTCTCCCGCCGGCTAGCAGCCTCAGGACTGGCCGGTCATCAGAAGAGCCTGCTCGCCGGCCTGACCTCGACGGCagcagcggacggcggcgcgagCCACTACGACGTGGAGGAGGTCGGGGCCGAGAGGTGCGAACAGCTCAAGTTCCCGGCGGTGGTCGAGGTGGAGAACCACGGTCCCATGGACGGAAAGCACTCGGTGCTGATGTTCCTCCGGTGGCCCAACGCGACGGGTGGGCGCCCGGCGAGCCAGCTGGTTGGGTTCCAAAGCCAGCACCTCGAGGCCGGCGAGAAGGCTAGCCTGACGTTCGATGTCAGCCCCTGCGAGCACTTGAGCAGGGCGAGGGAGGACGGCAAGATGGTGATCGACGGAGCCTCACACTTCCTCTTTgttgacgaggacgacgaggccgAGATCAGCTTCGACGCCTGAACTAACTCTCCGTAGTTATTGTTAGTCTGTTTTTGGCGGGGGTAAAAGATGGATTGCATAGCGGGTTTGTTGCGGCGACACAATTAACCGGCGCCTCGAAGAGCTAATTGTTCGAGCAACATCAAGAAATGCTTGCCAGCTTAGTGTAGCTATGTAATGGAATTGTCTGTTTCTAAATCCTCAATGAGAATTTCTTTTACATGATCAATGAGATTCTTGTTTCCGTGTCCATAATCTTgaattgtttttctttcttttagaaAACAGGCACAAGGGGCGCATGTCTTTGAATTAATAAAGCCAACGTAGGCTAAGGTAGCACAACGTTAAGTTCTTACAAACCAGGCATAATAAAGCAGAAATACAAATCACGACTCTAACACGAGCGATGAGATAACTAAGGCCCCACAAGATCCGCCTCAAGATCTCCTATGAATAGCGTGAAGATGCTTGATCTTGAGAAGGATGCCCGCCTCCACCTCATTGTCCTGTCCTACCTCTTCCCTGGAGTATGCCATTGCTGGAAATAAATAGAGAACATTTAAAGATATAGTTAGTTGGATGGGACGGAATGGTTCCCTCAATGGTAAGTTTGTTACGAGTAGGTCATAGCGCCCAAGCTAAAGTACTAGACGTTCTCCAAGCTAAGCGACGTTGCTGCCCGCGAGCGTTCTTGAGTGGCGCAAGAATCTCTACCATCGAATTTGGATTCCAATTTTGCCCAAAACAGTCTTGTACACAACTCCACACGAATTTTGCAAGAGCCCATTGGAACAGAATGTAGTTGGGGCTTTTTGGAGCTCCACATAAAGCGCAACACCTGTTACCTAGGCCATGATGTTTTTGAAGGTTAATAGCGAAGGCCAGACGATCTTTTTTTTCACGACACGTtgaggagggggggaggggggcaagTAGCTAAAATTACGAATCATGTATTATTTGGGATTAAAAAAATCAAAGTTTGAACAATTGttccaaattgaaaaatatttACGATTTCAGAAAAGGGACTATTTTTTGAATTTTAATAAACATCTTTGtatttatgaacaaattttgaatttgatgaatttttttaaatttaatgatttttttttgtattttgcgaACACAATTTTCAATTTGATGAAGATTTTTTTTGTATGTTGATGAACATTCTTTCTATTCAATGAAATTTTTTTgtattcgatgaacattttttgaaattgatgaaaaaagtttgaattcaatgAACAAAAGTTGTCTACAAAGTGAAAAGGGAAATAGAAtaagaacaaaaaaaataaagaaaaacttaAACTGCTTCtgagaaggttctagaaccttccacCCTTCCCAAATTGGGTTTGGAGGAAACCTAAATGGGCCGGCCCTATAGCACAGGGCGCTCCCACCCGGATTTTAGACCGGCCTACTCGTCCCGTCCCAGCGAAAAAGAAGGCCCAACAAACAATGGCCCAGCTCAGCCGGCTTCAACCTAGCCCAACAAACAACGCACGCAGCGACACTGGGAGCGCctgctcgtccccgacctcggcCGCTCGGCTCCCGATCTCGCCGGCTCGCCGGACGCCGTCGCCCGTGGCCGCCTGCCTCTCCGCCCCGCCCCAGCCCTCCCGCCCGACCGGCGCTCGGCACCACCGGGCCCCTCTGGCGCCCCTGCAAGCCGGCGCCCGCCGCCCAGTCCGCTCTCCCCCGACTCCGGCACTCGGCCGGCAGCAAGCCAGCAGGGCAGCCCTGCCCGGCGGCCAGCCTTTAGCCCGATTTGAGTACTTGAGGTGAGCTGCCTATTCCCGCAATTTCTGATTTAGGGTTTCATCTTTGCTGCCCGTTGCATCAATCGGGTGGAAGAGTCAAGTCCATTGCGTTGACGAAACAATCAGTGCAAGAACACACTGTCCTGTGAACACATACACATAGATTTTGCTATCCAGTGCATGCATGGACACCTGATTAGTGACATAACAATGATTTATCTGATTGTTTGCCACTCTTAACAATCTGAATGTACTATTATGTAGGCTTCTCTTATGCAAATTTGAGAATTTTATTATGTCTGTAAGGCCATACTGATCTGTTTCGATGTGCTACTGGTAAATTAGTTACAACGATggcatgtcatatttgttgtcgaATTAGTTTTtaggtggaccaccctgttttaACATCCTAGAAAAAATTAGGGCTTTTTTTTCCATTTTGTGAGAACCAGGGTTTGAATTGAACCCTGGTTGGCAGCCTCACACCTGGAGGCTGGAGAACTTACCACCGTGCAGCATTCTTTTTGCGATGCAAAACTTCTAAGTAGTTCGTTTTCGCCCCTGTGTGAGTAGTGTTCCTGACTTGCTTCCTGTGGCTCCGGTAAATTTTGTGTCGTGCTTGCCTAGGTTCCAAGGGGGCAGCCCCTGAAACAATGCCGGCCTCCTTCCCGTGAGGAAATTTTAAAGTAGCTAATGCACTGTTTCAGCTTCAGAGAGGTTTAAAAAGTTGAACATCAAACAACCGAGGCGCCAATCAGATCTCTTCTATCTGTTGGCACCGTTCCGGCTCTATCTATTAAGCTAGTTTGATAAGTTTCCGCGTGTACTTTGACCCAAACTCATGTACTGATAAGACTGTCGATGATCCTATGTGGGTGGGACAAATTTCTTGGTTACATTATGCCATCTCAATGTCTTCAACTCTCCTTCGCTGCTTGGCCACTTTCTGGTTTCCTTTTGAGAGTGTGTTTTATGTATGTGCAGGGCGGGTGTGTGAATGGCTCAACCTTCTGTCATTCTTGCGACTGCAAGTTATGACCACACAATCAGATTTTGGGAAGCCAAGAGTGGTCGCTGTTACCGCACTATTCAGTATCCAGACTCGGTGAGTGTTGGCTCTGGGTTCTTCATTATCCTTATGACAAAAGTAATGATGTACATAAGGTGGATGGACCATACCCTTCCATAATTCTGTTCAAACAGTCTTACAGGACTACAAACAAATAAATATTGTAGACCAATGCCTAGGCTTGATTCGCGTCAAGACATAGTTACATACTTGCAATCATATGCACCGTGTGCCTGTTGATAGCCCATCTTTTGCAGCAAGTAAATCGCCTTGAGATAACCCCGGACAAGCGATTCCTAGCTGCTGCTGGCAATTCTCATATCCGCCTTTTTGATGTTAACTCAAATAGCCCACAACCGGTATGTCGCATGTTCTCTAAAAGCAACCAATCTGGGCCAGCATGTTTCCGTTCCTTATTTACTCATCAATATCCTAACAGGTAATTAGCTATGATTCGCATACTAGTAATGTGATGGCTGTGGGGTTCCATTGTGATGGCAACTGGATGTACTCAGGTTCTGAGGATGGCACTGTGAGAATTTGGGATTTACGGTGAGGTTTCACATCTtattatgttgcttggctacagCTCTTTTTTCCTTCACCTGCTGTTCTTCTCAAAAGCTGTTCTCAAATAATTATTTTAATCAAGACAGAGAATCCAAAGCAAACCCATCTATAAGGGCTATTATGCAGACTCAGAGTATGCTCGATTCGGTGTGGTTTGGGTAAACTAGATCAATCGGGATTAAGTGTCAATCACTCAATTGAATGTAGCTTGTTTAGAAAATCCTACCAATTCATTTCTCTATAAATCTGCTCTATCCAAATCTCGTTGAATGGCCCATGTGAGAGTTTGCTGATACTCAAGAGTGTTTTTCTGTGCGAAGGAATAGTGGTCTTGAAGTTGAAACTTTAACTAGATACTCACCCTTATAGTAATATCCTGTGTTTTTGTTAATGATTTTCCTGTCCATGATGTATGATGTTCTGTTGATCCGAATCTTTATTCGTGTGCATGTATGGTTTCAGGACTGCCACTTGTCAACGAGAATATGAAAGTCGCGCAGCTGTCAACACCGTGGTCCTACACCCAAATCAGGTTAGAATATGTTCCGGCAGGTCTTAACCAATTCCAATTTTCATTATCCAAGCATAGCACTGAATATTGCATTTGATCATAAGCTTGTTGACTAGCTAATACTCTATGAAAAGAAGGCTTGTAATTTTTGTGTGAAGTGAAATGATGCATAGTTTGACTAGATATGTAGGAAAAACCATCAACAACTACACTCTTAAATAGATAGAGTATAAGTATGAAAATATATTGCATTATATATCTAATGATATTAATTTGGTACCGTAGGTCTTGATAGTTTTTGCTACAAACTGGCAAGGGTTGTCTTATTTGCCACATTTGTCCTGGTGTTTTGTTCATTCTATATCATTTACTTCCACATTATCTCCCCAATGTTCCAGAAAGAACTAATATCTGGCGACCAGAACGGAAACATACGTGTGTGGGATTTGGCAGCTAATTCATGCAGCTGCGAGTTGGTAAGTTAAATATTTCATATTTTAGGTGCAAGTGTATAATTAAAGTGAGAtgcaagaacacggttgatgtgtttGTTCCATTTATTCAGGTGCCAGAGGTCGATACAGCTATAAGATCTCTGACAGTCATGTGGGATGGGAGTATGGTTGTTGCTGCAAATAACCGTGGGACATGTTACGTTTGGCGCTTGCTTAAGGGTACTCAGGTTAGTGAGTCTGCAGACCTACATGCCATTGTACACTCTATGATTTCTGCATTTTTTTTTCAAGCTGATGAGACCACTTGTTTAGACAATCACCAGCTTTGAGCCCCTCCATAAGCTGCAAGCCCATGATGGCTACATTCTGAAGTGCCTGCTTTCACCTGAATTTTGTGACCCTAACAGGTATATAATGATAAAAATGACCAATTTTCGCTTTCCCGACTCTTATAAATGTCTTCTTCTGCACACTGCTTTCTAGTTCCCATTCATTCATTTGCCAAACTGCATTGGTGCACATGAAAATCTTTTTAGTCGGTAGCATTCACCTTTCAAAGCTCCAATTGCACTTTTTTCATCTCAAAAAGGGATTCATCTTTGTATATTATATAACAACGTACCACTTGGGTTTGTTTATAGGTATCTTGCAACTGCATCATCTGACCACACTGTAAAGATTTGGAACGTGGATGGCTTCAAGTTGGAAAAAACTTTAATCGGTAATTTCCGGGCTCCTTTTTAATTCTGAATTTATCAGTTAGAACTAAAAGTTGTAGAATTTTAATCGGTACACTAAAACTATGTGGGGTATTCGATTTTCCAGGTCACCAGCGCTGGGTTTGGGACTGCGTTTTCTCAGTAGATGGTGCTTATTTGATAACAGGTGCGCGCTAACCGCTCACATGGCACTGCTCATCTTCCTGCCTATTCACGATTTAAAACCAAGCAAATCTTTGCTGTTTTACAGCTTCGTCTGATACGACGGCAAGACTGTGGACAATGTCGACCGGAGAGGCCATCAGGGTGTACCAGGGGCACCACAAAGCAACCGTCTGCTGCGCCCTCCATGACGGGGCTGAATCGGCACCCTCATAAGCAACACCGCCGCGACGCGGCATGGTTCTGTACATATCTCTGTCGGTTCGAACAGCACAGCAGGGTGCTCTGCTAGATTTTCAGTGCCGTGGCAGCTCGAGGACAGGCGGTTTTAAGATTTGATTTGCTGTAGTGCTAGGACCTTGTGTAACAATGTATATGCAGTGCAGCCTTTGGGGGCTGCGCACATGTGATTTGTATGGTTAACTTGCATTGTTGGATGTTTATTTGTGCACAACCGAAATAATATGTTCCCGCCGCCATTGGTTCCGCTTGGTAAATGCGAGCTAGAAATGTGTTCGACGTCGACTGTTTTTCCTTTTGGTTCTTTGCTATGTTCTTCTTCGGTTCGACGGCCAAATGGTTAAGAAATCA
Proteins encoded:
- the LOC123095690 gene encoding probable beta-D-xylosidase 7, yielding MWGKGMHFTGAVKQVTSFPQVLLTTASFDEKIWYFIGQAIGVEARALYNIGQAEGLTIWSPNVNIYRDPRWGRGHETPGEDPITVSKYAVAFVRGLQGPSPTTLQTSACCKHATAYDLDDWRGTVRYSFNARVSPQDLADTFNPPFRSCVSEGQASCVMCAYTSVNGVPACADYNLLTKTFRGEWGLKGYVASDCDAIALVHDGQHFRPTPEDTVATTLKAGMDMNCGNYTQVHGMAALRQGKMTERDVDKTLVNLFSVRMRLGHFNGDPRSNPLYGHFGANDVCSPAHKNLALHAAESGIVLLKNDAGILPLRRWTVGSVAVIGPNANDPGALLGNYFGPPCETITPLRGLNGYVKDVRFEPGCIDTACWSAATGKAVAVARSTDHVILFMGTSHVQEEEGRDRTSLLLPGQQQSLIEAVASAAKRPVILVLLTGGPVDVTFAKFNPKIGAIVWAGYPGQAGGLAIAKVENHGPMDGKHSVLMFLRWPNATGGRPASQLVGFQSQHLEAGEKASLTFDVSPCEHLSRAREDGKMVIDGASHFLFVDEDDEAEISFDA
- the LOC123095692 gene encoding target of rapamycin complex subunit LST8 — translated: MAQPSVILATASYDHTIRFWEAKSGRCYRTIQYPDSQVNRLEITPDKRFLAAAGNSHIRLFDVNSNSPQPVISYDSHTSNVMAVGFHCDGNWMYSGSEDGTVRIWDLRTATCQREYESRAAVNTVVLHPNQKELISGDQNGNIRVWDLAANSCSCELVPEVDTAIRSLTVMWDGSMVVAANNRGTCYVWRLLKGTQTITSFEPLHKLQAHDGYILKCLLSPEFCDPNRYLATASSDHTVKIWNVDGFKLEKTLIGHQRWVWDCVFSVDGAYLITASSDTTARLWTMSTGEAIRVYQGHHKATVCCALHDGAESAPS